One segment of Longimicrobiales bacterium DNA contains the following:
- a CDS encoding glycerophosphodiester phosphodiesterase, which produces MLVIAHRGASGHAPEHTLAAYDLALQLGCDFLEQDLQMTRDGVLVCMHDDTLDRTAQGCSGRVIDHSWHELEPCDVGTWFNDTFPSRARTDYTGQRIPTLEQVLARYRDRAAFYIETKTPESAPGMEAALLDLLDRFDLRDAARAEWRVVIQSFSERSLRLIHRRDPALPLVQLIPEGTESGALEEMLPRVAEYAVGVGPAFTDVDRLVVGAAHRHGLHVHPYTVDEEADMRRMTEARVDGMFTNFTDRLLRLRPDNELRGLEAVRRAAEAARRQTATD; this is translated from the coding sequence ATGCTCGTCATCGCCCACCGCGGTGCTTCCGGCCACGCGCCCGAGCACACGCTCGCCGCCTACGACCTCGCGCTCCAGCTCGGCTGCGACTTCCTCGAGCAGGACCTGCAGATGACCCGCGACGGCGTGCTCGTCTGCATGCACGACGACACCCTCGACCGCACCGCGCAGGGCTGCAGCGGCCGCGTCATCGACCACTCCTGGCATGAGCTGGAGCCGTGCGACGTCGGCACCTGGTTCAACGACACGTTCCCTTCACGGGCGCGCACCGATTACACCGGCCAGCGGATCCCGACGCTGGAGCAGGTGCTCGCGCGCTACCGTGATCGAGCCGCCTTCTACATCGAGACGAAGACCCCCGAGTCCGCACCCGGCATGGAGGCGGCACTGCTCGACCTGCTCGACAGGTTCGACCTGCGCGACGCTGCACGCGCGGAGTGGCGCGTCGTCATCCAGTCGTTCAGTGAACGCAGCCTGCGGCTGATTCATCGGCGCGACCCTGCGCTGCCGCTCGTTCAGCTCATTCCGGAAGGGACGGAGAGCGGCGCACTCGAGGAGATGCTGCCGCGCGTTGCCGAGTACGCGGTCGGAGTCGGTCCTGCGTTCACGGACGTGGACCGGCTGGTGGTGGGAGCCGCGCATCGCCACGGGCTGCACGTGCACCCCTATACGGTAGACGAGGAAGCGGACATGCGGCGGATGACCGAGGCACGCGTGGACGGGATGTTCACCAACTTCACGGACCGGCTGCTGCGGCTGCGGCCGGACAACGAGCTGCGGGGGCTGGAAGCAGTACGGCGTGCGGCCGAAGCCGCACGCCGCCAGACTGCAACTGACTGA